From the Dehalobacter sp. genome, one window contains:
- a CDS encoding glycosyl hydrolase family 18 protein, with translation MKIHVVSSGQSIYSIARKYGVSPQKMIADNELTNPNQLVIGQTLVILESSGTHTVAAGESLYLIAQKHGVTVNALLATNPRITDPSRIYAGQTIAIPAAAASYGTIEVNGYAFPNINRDILRKSLRHLTYLSIFSYQVNADGTLNTIPDEPLIQAAREARTAPLMVITNIQQGGSFNSTLARSILTNQTAQNTLISQVIRTLREKNYYGLDIDFEYIYPSDRENYNNFLRRIVNTLRPLGYPVTTALAPKLTADQKGLLYEAHDYPVHGALANHVILMTYEWGYTYSPPKAVAPVNEVRKVLTYAVSAIPRQKIFMGIPNYGYDWTLPYVSGTAARTVSNSGAVDLARTEKTAIQYDSTAQSPYFTYYDDAGKKHEVWFEDARSIYAKLTLAKEFRVGGISYWTIGRYFPQNWLVLRSLYSIKKLL, from the coding sequence TTGAAAATTCATGTTGTGAGCTCAGGACAGAGCATCTATTCGATTGCTCGCAAATACGGGGTCTCACCCCAGAAAATGATTGCAGATAATGAACTGACCAATCCAAACCAGCTAGTTATCGGGCAGACGCTGGTCATTTTGGAAAGTAGCGGAACACATACGGTTGCCGCCGGTGAGTCTCTTTATCTGATTGCCCAAAAACACGGAGTAACTGTGAATGCTTTACTCGCCACCAATCCTCGGATAACAGATCCGAGCCGTATCTATGCCGGTCAGACTATTGCCATTCCGGCAGCGGCTGCCAGCTATGGAACGATAGAAGTGAACGGGTATGCCTTTCCGAATATTAACAGAGACATTCTCCGAAAAAGTCTTCGCCATCTTACATATCTTAGTATCTTCAGTTATCAGGTCAACGCGGATGGCACCCTGAATACGATTCCGGATGAACCGCTGATTCAGGCAGCGAGAGAAGCCCGGACAGCTCCACTAATGGTCATTACGAATATCCAGCAAGGTGGAAGCTTCAACAGTACGCTGGCCAGATCCATCCTGACAAATCAGACTGCTCAGAATACTTTAATTAGTCAGGTTATCAGAACGCTGAGAGAAAAAAACTATTACGGCCTCGATATTGATTTTGAATATATCTATCCATCCGACCGGGAAAACTATAACAACTTTCTCCGAAGGATCGTTAATACGCTCCGCCCTTTAGGCTATCCTGTGACGACAGCTCTCGCTCCTAAGCTGACTGCCGATCAAAAAGGTCTGCTATATGAAGCCCATGACTATCCTGTTCACGGGGCTCTGGCCAACCACGTCATCCTAATGACCTATGAATGGGGTTACACCTACAGCCCACCCAAAGCAGTCGCTCCTGTAAATGAAGTGCGCAAAGTATTGACCTATGCGGTGTCGGCTATTCCGAGACAAAAAATCTTTATGGGTATCCCCAATTATGGCTATGACTGGACCCTTCCATACGTTTCCGGTACTGCCGCCAGAACAGTCTCCAACAGCGGGGCGGTAGATCTGGCCAGAACTGAAAAGACAGCAATCCAGTATGATTCAACAGCGCAGTCTCCGTATTTCACCTACTACGACGATGCCGGCAAAAAGCACGAAGTATGGTTTGAAGATGCCCGAAGCATCTATGCCAAACTGACCCTGGCCAAAGAATTTCGGGTCGGGGGCATAAGCTATTGGACAATTGGAAGATATTTTCCTCAGAACTGGCTTGTTTTGAGGTCTTTATACAGTATAAAAAAACTGCTTTAA